A genome region from Nicotiana tabacum cultivar K326 chromosome 13, ASM71507v2, whole genome shotgun sequence includes the following:
- the LOC142168115 gene encoding uncharacterized protein LOC142168115, which translates to MGSLAFTPAVERPLAMDVKALDNILVKLIEECLCTTQSRPKSYANRKVHDMAFLEDGKVLPRVSPMKGMMRFLRRSSRVLSILVLFDVLELVREVSYKLALPPSLSGVHLRFHVYMLRKYYEDHSYVLDFSSVRLDENLAYEEESVAILNRQGRKLRSKYIGLVKV; encoded by the exons atggggagtttggcatttaCTCCAGctgtagagaggcctttagctaTGGATGTTAAGGCTTTAGACAATATATTG gtgaagttgattgaGGAGTGCCTTTGTACAACACAGTCAAGGCCGAAGAGTTATGCTAATAGGAAGGTTCATGATATGGCTTTTTTGGAGGATGGGAAGGTTCTTCCtagagtttcgcctatgaagggcatgatgagatttttGAGAAGATCAAGTCGAGTTCtcagtatattggtccttttTGATGTTTTGGAGTTAGTTCGTGAGGTGTCTTACAAACTTGCTTTGCCACCGAGCTTGTCGGGAGTTCATCTTCGGTTTCACGTTTacatgcttcggaagtattatGAAGATCATTcatatgtgttggatttcagttcagtgcGGTTGGATGAGAATCTGGCTTATGAAGaagagtcggtggccattttgaaTAGGCAAGGTCGGAAGCTGAGGTCGAAATATATTGGATTAGTGAAGGTTTAG